CCCAAAGTATGTTTATACATCTACTGATGTACTACTTGTTTATGCTTGAGTGACAATTACTGCATGGATTGATAGGAACTAAGAACATAAGAATTTCGCTGCACCCGCAATAACAAATGCtaactgtgtacgcgaccaataacatttgatttgatttgattcgatgtTGAGCTTCAGGTAGCACCCGCTCTTAGGCACAgacctaggatcagcttaccctcaCGGAAATCTCCCCATAACCACTGGGTAAATAATTAAGGGTAGGATTTGGGGGAGGGTAATCTGATCCTGGATCAATGCCCAAATCCAACTTCTGCTTCAAGGAGCAACGTCTGGGGACAACATAATTCTACTCTTTTCCATGACGACAGAGGTGAAAATGTGAGAGGTGAAAGGTTGGGGTGTCTGGGTGTGGCTCACCTTGACGTCGGAGAAGAACATCTTAAGCATGTTGGAGCTGGGGTAGCGGGCGTAGAAGAACATGAGCTTGGCCTTCTTCAGGTGGTtgggagagagaccctcctgaaTCTGAACATAGCTGCCGTCAAAGAAATGTACTCTTTTTGGAGGGAAAATAGTCATTAAAATGGCCGACCTAGCAAAGCATCTTAATGTGTAGTCATATAGCTATGGTACGCAACTTGACCTAGAACCCCTGCTATTTCAGTTGATGTTTTTTTAATATGTAATATATGTGTAATTAACATGCTTTTAACGTACAATAATTAATCACTTAATTGTTTTCCTTGAAGACTACATTAGATATAGGCCAAACTAATACATTTCACAATAATTATTTTAGGTTAGCAATAGCACTGGAGTAAGGTAGGGCCAATCTTAAATTAGTTGTTCGTTATTAGTGAGTGAAGCCAGGCCAAGCCATTTGCTTGAGATTAGCATCCTCTCTGTATCAGGTGTGAGCGTGTTACGGTAAATAAAATGCTGGCCAGCACCACAGCCGGTGCCTTTACATAAGGAGCTCATTTCACAGTCAAAGTAAGCAAACGCCTTTCCCTCTTCCCCATCATACCCCTCCAACCTCCACCCCAAAATAAAGCAGAAAAAAGGAGACATTTGCATATCACAGACAAAGAAAGCAGTTAACACTGGTTATGAGAGAGGAGCCTAATGGCTTGGCGATAAGATATGCCAACCAAAGACAGGAGCTACTGACATGATGTTGGCTTCATATTGATGTAAAAGCGAGGTCTAAAAGGGACAACCctgtctctctataacagagCTGTAGACCTTATTTATTTAAAATACACACATCATAGATTTTGAAGACCAAGGTTTTCCAAGGGAAGTCTCAGGAGAAAAgagggtgtggtggtggttgagGGGGGGCACCTTGAACGATAGAGCTGTTCCAACCTCAATTACACCCCCTCCtttccctgctcctcctccagcctccagcctccctAGTGCTGCCaaacgaggaggaggagggagggaggaggaggagggggagggaggaggaggagaaggagggaggaggaggaggagaaggatgagGGTTGCCAAGGCAGTGAACCCAGCCAGCAATGGGCGCTGCGTCCCTGGAACACATCTGCGCTGCGGACTGGCCCAAACCATTTCCACGGTGAATTAACAGCCGTATAATTCAGCTGATATCAATCTGCGGTTAAGACATTGAAAGGAGATGAGGGGGGAGGGGCACAAATAAAACTCAGAGACGAATTAAAAAGGTCTCTCTCCTCAAGCAGAAGTAATCAGTAGTAACTATTATCTTTTGAAGCGCAAATGAAAGGGCTACTCTGTAAGTCTGTATGTAAGACGATGTTATACTACCGATTCATTGTGGATTGCACATTTATATAGCTATGGTTGCACCTTTTAATTAGATACTGTTTCTACACTCAATAATGGGGTGTCATGACAATCACTCAAGAATCATGCATTTGACAAGGAAGGTATGTGCTGGGAGATGGGAGTGCCCTTGACTTCAGGGTTACCCAGGGCCCCCCTTTAAAAACCAGGGACCGTGAACCAAGCTGGATCATGGATCAGGTCCTCCAGGCCTAGTATTGTCTGCTGGCTcaggaagaggaaagagagagtgggcTGTATGGAAGCCATCTataggcagggagagagagagggaaggagggagggaagagggccTATGGGGAGAACCCTGGCAGGCTAGCCCGACTCCAACAGGCCTGGCCAAAAGAGCAGCACTCCACTCTCCACACCACACCATCTGCTTCAAGAGCGAGGGGTACAATGGCCCctcagagagtgagagaaagagagagagagagaagtgagagagggtgagagagagagagagagagagagagatagagagagagagagaggagagagagaggagaggaggagagagagcgagagagagagagagagagagagagagagagagagagagagagagagagagagagagagagagagagaaaagagagagagagaaaagagagagagagaaaagggagaggagaaagagacatTGGGCAGAGTGGGACAGGGCTGTTCTCTTCAAGTATGGCAAGGTGGATTTCAGCTGTCAGACTGATAAGACTGGGCTTTCCCAAAGAGACTACTACGCTCTCGCTTCTAAATACAAATGAATTCACAACTAAGGACAATCACAACATTACAAGAGATTACATTGATATATAACGAAATAAAGTATTTTTAAGTCGCATAGATCTACAGACACATGATTCTCTTGATGAATTTATTTCTCTCACAGCTTGCAAATGTAATAGTGATTGGACTTGGGGTGACACACAGCTATTATTTAGCCATGATGGTTTCCTTGTACCAGCTGGCCGAGTGTTATCTGAGCACATCTGACAAGACATCATCATTCACTACAGCACTTCCCCAAAACCCCAAAGTCATGAGAGGAAATAGATGCTTCACTTCCTCATTCCAGGTGTAAGGACAAGATACTCAGAGTCGGAGAACAAATGAGGAAATTGATGGCAGCCATCTGCTGCGCAACGGTGCAGAACGCCGGTGAACTTTAACGCACCCCAGAAAATGTCTGACAAGCTGTGCCATCTTTAGTTCTAGTACTACAATGACTTCTATCACTGCTATTGCATTAAGACTACCAACTGTCACTTTAGACAGTACGACTCACAGTCAAAGTcataaaaaataacatttattgttaACTTCAAAAACTGGCGTGAACAATCAACTTCCAACCAGTGCTTTTCAAAGCCGTGAAATTAACCAAAGATGGGAAGAAAACAATGTGTAACACATGGCCGCGTTGTTCTAACTTTTCTTTCCATTAATGGGAGTACATCTGTTAATGCCCCAAAATAATTACCACCACAATAGAAGCAACAGCATCTGGATTATTTGGTTAttgttttaattgttttattctctttctctctacctctctctctaactccctcccacgtctgattctctctctctctctctctctcttcatccctccattgGGAGCGACAGAGCAGATGATTATAGATCTCTGGGAAGCGCTAACTCTTGGGTCAGAAGACAAGACAAGGTGCCGTAATGAAAGGCAAACAGCTCGCCGAAAACACCTGTTAACGTCCGCTTCAAAAGAaaagactgggagggagagaaaaagaaggAGTATTTGGGTGCCAAGCAACAGCTGAAGGCCCCCCAGGCTGTTGACAGATCTTTATGAAACGGAGAAAAGAGAAAAGCAACGACGCCGATTGTTCCATTTTACAATGTGGGGATGATAAGAGACATGAGGAAACACAGGTGGCCATAAATACACATCTTTACTGAGTCCTCAGGCAAACCCtatctcctacacacacacacaaaggccgtGCCCTGAGGCGatcacaacacagacacacatcaacaCTAACATACAGTAGCTATACCCTAACATCAGTGTTAGACGCTTTCAGACAAGAAAAAAAAAGATGTACTCACGGTCAATTCTCACTAGTTGCTAGTCTGTTAAACCATAGATCACCATAGATGTACAGCATATAATCAGGGATGGAGATCACTCAAAATAAGTGCTATGGAAGCTTCATGAGTGAAAGGTGTATGTAAAGACAGGTCTATATAGGAGAAAGGGGCTAACTGAAGGGATTAGTTGAGGCTTTTAGGCTCCAGTCCCAGTAGGGTGAATGTGATCCTCCCATAGGGACGTTAGCTCTTTATTTGCAGGCCATGATTGGGGCACACAGGGGTAAACTATAGGAGTCACTATAGACAGCCGTTGTGCTCAACTTCAGCCTGCTATAGCTTTTGTCTCTTTCAGTCATGTGTCAAATCGGAATCAGGGCTAGAAATGTCATAGAGACATTATCTGACCAATGGTAAAGTGATATGTAGGTGACTAGAGTGCATTTAACCACTttaaagagagaaggggatataataatacaaaatacaGTAATTTTGGAGAGAACAGGAAAAGCAATAAGTTGGTGATTTAGCAATAATATGCAATAGTCATAACAATATCTGACAATATCTAAGATGAACAAGTACCCCATCTATAGCGTCTCTAACTCCCTCTCCTACTCACGTCCcgaccaccctccctccctcagtgtgGTGAAGGATACGGTGCTGCCTGAGTATGGTGAGATGTCATTCATGTCGCTCATGTCTCCACACTCTGACTTGATGAGGGACAGGGAGAGCCCCTCTGCGGTGCTCCCGGGGTGGCTGGGAGAGAGCGACCTGTGGTGGTGCCCCATGTGATGCACTGAAGACATCTTGGTGCGCAGGCTGGTGGTCTCCCTGGACAGGTCCATGGAGTCTGGGGAGGAGCGGTCCTTCCCTGGGTATCCCCCAGAGGGTGGACCCAGGGGGCTCGGGAAGGGGTAGCCCATGAGAGGCAGGGGGAAGGGGTGGCGGAAAGACGGGGGGCTGAATCCcatggaggcagagagggaggaggggtgcagggaAGGGTGGTGGTGGCCCCCGTGGGCGCCCACAGCTGAGGACTGGTGATGGTGTTCTGTCGGAGTCTTCCTCACCACTAGGGGCAGCGCCTCTGTCTGGTCGTTGGCGCCAGGCATGGGCATGCCACCGAACGAGTCCAGGGGGTTGGGAATGATGACGTCACCAAAGCACTGCAGACGCTGGTTGGCTGTGTGGAAGTTGGGGCCCTCACCGTTGACCCCGAACCTCTCTGGGGGCATGGGGAGGGGCGAGAAGACCTGGGGGGGTGCAGGGCGCGGGGGCTTGGCGAACACCTTGACCACTGTGTCCACCACCTGGTTCATGGCTGAGTTGAGCTCCTGTTTCAGCGTCTCAGCAAGCTGCTTGCCCTCCGCAtggtgcatggaggaggaaggacCCTGACCAGGACCTTTCCCCCGGACCAGCCCCTCTCTTCTGGGCTTGTTACCCTCCGCCAGCAGGGCCTGCTCCTGGAGCAATGCCCTGGCCCGGTCCAGGAAGTGTCCTGGGTCCAGGTCTGACATCTCGTTGTCGGAGCGGTCTGCCCGGTCATCTCCCCCGGCATCGGACCTCCCGGCGCTGTCCTCAGACATGTTGCCCAGGTCGTGGGCCAGGTCGTGCTCAGAATCGTCGGTGGAATCATAGATCTGGAAGAACTTCTCCTGCAGCTGGCGCAGCTGCTTCTGCATGTCCTCCAGCTGCAACTTCAGCTGCCTGCGCTCCTCCTGCTTTTGCTCTTTACGCTGGCACACCAGCTGGGTGaagctctgctgctgctgctggggaaGGCGCTGCTTCCTCTTGTTCTCCCGGCTGCACACCTCTCCCCTGGGGCTAGGCGGCTGTGGGGGgcagtccatctccatctccctgtccccgtccatctctcgctccctctcccgtTCACGTTGTTCCCGTTCACGGTCCCGCTCTCCGAGATGGCGTGCAGGCACCACCACGCTGGGCGAGTGGCTCATGCCTCGGATGATGTTCTCCACGCGGGCGCGCTTGGCCCGCAGGTGCTCATCGTTGAGGCGCTCTAAGTCAAAGGCGCCCAGAGCCGAGGGGCGGCCGAAGGGGGAGAGGCACTCTTGGGGGCTGTCCTGAGACGAGTTACTGCAGGCGTCCTCCTGGGGGGCTTCGGAACCCCCACTTGAGAGGCCCGACCCGGGGAACCccccgtctcttctctctcctctctcccccctctcccctctctccactctctctcctcctcctccattcttggCCATGTTGCTCTTGAGGAGCTGGGAGATGATGGTGGCACCAGGGAAGGGCATCATGGCGTCTTCGTACGAGTTGGCTCTCTTGAGGAGCTTCCGGAGCACGTTGGACTTGGAGTCGCTGTCGGTTGCTGTGACGACCCCAGTGGGGCCGTGTGGCTGCACCATGGAGCAGTCCGTGGAGTCTGCGTCGGAGCCGTGGTGGTGGGAATTGAGAGAGTTCATGGCACTGAAGATGGCTGCTTTGGCGCAGGCGATGTCGGCGCTGGTTGTAGCTGCTGCTGTGTTGGCGGCGGTGCTGCCCACTGTCCTCTTCACACCAATGTCCACACGTCTTCTCTTGGTCTGTCTGCTCAGGAGGGAGTCGCTGTCATGGTCCGGCATCACGGGCTGCTGCTATTGGGCCATATCCCACAAAGCCACTCCTCTAGGACCGCTGCTGAATGACACCTGGCAGCAAGAAAACAGAAAGGAAACATGTATTGATTCATTGAAGGGGATGGATCATTTACTTTAAAATGTCACTATATTGTCTGATATCAAAACTTGACATTAAATATATTttctaataaaaaataaataaagtcctAATATTCCTACTACCAAAGAATGTTAGAAATAATTGAATAGCAGTGCTCCAGAGAGTAACATCACTCCACTGTATAAAAATGTACCAGCGATACGGTTTTATCTCAAGACTAGATGCCAATACCTGAGGACAGGCAGCATCGACTGtcgactacatgattccatttagACAACATAACTAATGACtgtagggagaagagagagcagaaggCAGGAGTGATGGGGTCAGAACTAGGCCTTGTCTTTGCATTCCAGGGCAAAGTCctaacaaatggcaccctattccctacttttcatcagggcccatagggctctagtcaaaagtagtgcactataccggGCATAaagtgccatttcagacgcagccTACATtttcccctgtctgtcccctgtttCACGCTGCCTGCCTGTGTAACACTGAACCAGTTCCCACGCAACAAAAAGCTGCATAACATTATGATAATTATTTAAGTACTTGTCCTCATTTCCATGTTTGTGTGCTTCAAGCCGGTGCAGAAAACCATTAAGTCATAGACTAAAGAGAAAGGCTGAGGTTGGATTGAATGCCATAAAGACACAGTAAACTGTTGCAGTCTTAATTATAATCTCCTCTCCTAAAGTCATCACTACGTCATTTACATTTTAGGCTACATTTTATTACTTTAGATTAGAAGACGCTCATATCCAAAGCAATTCATTAAGTGTATGTAGTACAATAACTATATTCACCCAAACCACATATCACCCCTATTGCAAGTATTGTAGTACTTTTATCATAATGTGCCATAAACATAAAGCCTATTTCCAGAGCGCTTCTTAAATTGCACCCTGATCGAATCCACACACTCGCACTGTTAGCTATTCTGGAGGGGAGCTTCTTCCAGCCAAATGAATCAGAATATCACAATCTTAAATTAAACAATAATAGAAAAACGACATAAATACAGATAAATAAGCTTATTGATTTTGTGCCAGTAGGGGCT
This portion of the Salvelinus fontinalis isolate EN_2023a chromosome 27, ASM2944872v1, whole genome shotgun sequence genome encodes:
- the LOC129825241 gene encoding prospero homeobox protein 1-like isoform X1 encodes the protein MPDHDSDSLLSRQTKRRRVDIGVKRTVGSTAANTAAATTSADIACAKAAIFSAMNSLNSHHHGSDADSTDCSMVQPHGPTGVVTATDSDSKSNVLRKLLKRANSYEDAMMPFPGATIISQLLKSNMAKNGGGGERVERGERGERGERRDGGFPGSGLSSGGSEAPQEDACSNSSQDSPQECLSPFGRPSALGAFDLERLNDEHLRAKRARVENIIRGMSHSPSVVVPARHLGERDREREQREREREREMDGDREMEMDCPPQPPSPRGEVCSRENKRKQRLPQQQQQSFTQLVCQRKEQKQEERRQLKLQLEDMQKQLRQLQEKFFQIYDSTDDSEHDLAHDLGNMSEDSAGRSDAGGDDRADRSDNEMSDLDPGHFLDRARALLQEQALLAEGNKPRREGLVRGKGPGQGPSSSMHHAEGKQLAETLKQELNSAMNQVVDTVVKVFAKPPRPAPPQVFSPLPMPPERFGVNGEGPNFHTANQRLQCFGDVIIPNPLDSFGGMPMPGANDQTEALPLVVRKTPTEHHHQSSAVGAHGGHHHPSLHPSSLSASMGFSPPSFRHPFPLPLMGYPFPSPLGPPSGGYPGKDRSSPDSMDLSRETTSLRTKMSSVHHMGHHHRSLSPSHPGSTAEGLSLSLIKSECGDMSDMNDISPYSGSTIQEGLSPNHLKKAKLMFFYARYPSSNMLKMFFSDVKRK
- the LOC129825241 gene encoding prospero homeobox protein 1-like isoform X2 — encoded protein: MPDHDSDSLLSRQTKRRRVDIGVKRTVGSTAANTAAATTSADIACAKAAIFSAMNSLNSHHHGSDADSTDCSMVQPHGPTGVVTATDSDSKSNVLRKLLKRANSYEDAMMPFPGATIISQLLKSNMAKNGGGGERVERGERGERGERRDGGFPGSGLSSGGSEAPQEDACSNSSQDSPQECLSPFGRPSALGAFDLERLNDEHLRAKRARVENIIRGMSHSPSVVVPARHLGERDREREQREREREREMDGDREMEMDCPPQPPSPRGEVCSRENKRKQRLPQQQQQSFTQLVCQRKEQKQEERRQLKLQLEDMQKQLRQLQEKFFQIYDSTDDSEHDLAHDLGNMSEDSAGRSDAGGDDRADRSDNEMSDLDPGHFLDRARALLQEQALLAEGNKPRREGLVRGKGPGQGPSSSMHHAEGKQLAETLKQELNSAMNQVVDTVVKVFAKPPRPAPPQVFSPLPMPPERFGVNGEGPNFHTANQRLQCFGDVIIPNPLDSFGGMPMPGANDQTEALPLVVRKTPTEHHHQSSAVGAHGGHHHPSLHPSSLSASMGFSPPSFRHPFPLPLMGYPFPSPLGPPSGGYPGKDRSSPDSMDLSRETTSLRTKMSSVHHMGHHHRSLSPSHPGSTAEGLSLSLIKSECGDMSDMNDISPYSGSTIQEGLSPNHLKKAKLMFFYARYPSSNMLKMFFSDVKFNRCITSQLIKWFSNFREFYYIQMEKFARQAINDGVTGVEEMSVSRDCELYRALNMHYNKANDFEVPERFLEVAQITLREFFNAIVAGKDVDPSWKKAIYKVICKLDSDVPEVFKSPNCLQELLHE